A genomic segment from Deinococcus sp. YIM 77859 encodes:
- a CDS encoding cob(I)yrinic acid a,c-diamide adenosyltransferase: protein MKLYTRTGDQGTTGLYGADRVSKGHARVEAYGTVDELNSVLGLARAHNGHSEPPNAVLDADLEYLQNALFDLGADLATRQESPYAKNLSRIDAEDVSFLEAMIDRYQDQAPPFTGFVHPGGTPTAAALHVARTVARRAEREVIRLAQEEAINPQVQVYLNRVSDLLFVMARAANQAAGISEQAWTVKKRR from the coding sequence ATGAAGCTCTATACCAGAACGGGTGACCAAGGCACCACCGGTCTCTACGGCGCCGACCGGGTCAGCAAGGGGCACGCGCGGGTCGAAGCCTACGGCACAGTGGATGAACTCAACAGCGTCCTGGGGCTGGCACGGGCCCACAACGGGCACAGCGAGCCGCCGAACGCCGTCTTGGACGCGGACCTGGAGTACCTCCAGAATGCGCTGTTCGACCTGGGCGCAGACCTCGCGACCCGGCAGGAGAGCCCGTACGCGAAAAATCTCAGCCGCATTGACGCGGAGGACGTCTCCTTTTTGGAGGCGATGATCGACCGCTATCAGGATCAGGCTCCGCCCTTTACGGGGTTTGTGCATCCCGGCGGCACGCCAACAGCTGCGGCCCTGCACGTGGCCCGTACCGTTGCTCGCCGTGCCGAGCGGGAGGTGATTCGCCTTGCCCAGGAGGAGGCGATCAATCCCCAGGTTCAGGTGTACCTCAACCGCGTCTCCGACCTGCTGTTTGTGATGGCGCGCGCGGCCAACCAGGCAGCGGGCATCAGCGAGCAGGCGTGGACCGTGAAAAAGCGGCGCTAG
- a CDS encoding N-acetylmuramoyl-L-alanine amidase, producing the protein MKRLLLLLLLAASTVFAAPRVGTHEGYTRVVFDLPRATTAQTKVTGQSVTVKLGLTLPAAQGKLNAPGVTAYAVAGGTVTVTLAKGYTRAQVSVLPPRDGQGARLVIDVPARSSAGVAAAPARPTAVTRPASTTKVTRPRVVLDPGHGGNDPGMQSRWVQEEQITLDVALRVRDELRRHGVDVVMTRETDRHLHPNKAADLDARSRLASNANTSAFVSIHVNASVNPAAHGIETYYFGQPLGGQNRSLAIAENGGGSIGQELTRQAASSAQNLLGDLLAQAKLAFSRQLAQKVQSRLIAATGAYDRGVQTDAFYVIRNPTTPAILIEIGFGSSPVEGPRLAQPAYRDRIAHAIARAILDFLNMK; encoded by the coding sequence GTGAAGCGTCTCCTTCTTCTCCTGCTCCTCGCGGCGTCCACAGTGTTCGCCGCGCCCCGCGTGGGGACCCATGAGGGCTACACGCGGGTGGTCTTCGACCTGCCCCGCGCCACCACCGCCCAGACCAAGGTCACCGGGCAGAGCGTCACCGTCAAACTGGGCCTGACCCTCCCCGCCGCGCAGGGCAAATTGAATGCGCCCGGGGTGACTGCCTACGCCGTAGCGGGCGGCACGGTGACCGTCACTCTGGCAAAGGGGTACACCCGGGCTCAGGTGAGTGTGCTGCCGCCGCGGGACGGTCAGGGTGCCCGCCTGGTGATCGACGTGCCCGCCCGTTCCTCTGCCGGGGTCGCCGCTGCCCCCGCCCGACCGACGGCGGTGACACGCCCGGCAAGCACGACCAAGGTCACGCGGCCCCGTGTGGTGCTGGACCCCGGACACGGCGGCAACGACCCGGGAATGCAAAGCCGCTGGGTCCAGGAGGAGCAGATTACGCTCGACGTGGCCCTACGGGTGCGCGACGAACTGCGCCGGCATGGTGTGGATGTGGTGATGACGCGCGAGACGGACCGCCACCTCCATCCGAACAAAGCCGCTGACCTCGACGCCCGCTCCAGGCTCGCCAGCAACGCGAACACCAGCGCCTTTGTCAGCATTCACGTGAATGCCTCGGTGAACCCGGCCGCGCACGGCATCGAGACCTACTACTTCGGACAGCCGCTGGGCGGGCAAAACCGCAGCCTCGCCATCGCGGAAAACGGTGGCGGCAGCATCGGTCAGGAACTGACCCGGCAGGCAGCCAGCAGCGCCCAGAACCTGCTCGGTGACCTTCTTGCCCAGGCCAAGCTCGCCTTTTCCCGCCAGCTCGCTCAAAAGGTCCAGTCCCGCCTCATCGCTGCGACCGGGGCCTATGACCGTGGCGTCCAGACCGACGCCTTTTACGTGATTCGTAATCCCACCACGCCTGCCATTCTGATCGAGATCGGCTTTGGTTCCAGCCCCGTAGAGGGCCCCCGCCTCGCCCAGCCGGCCTACCGCGACCGAATCGCGCACGCCATCGCCCGGGCCATCCTGGACTTTTTGAACATGAAGTGA
- a CDS encoding HD-GYP domain-containing protein: protein MLEQLGDRARATALPLVPRCAVLDTAIHLLCLWQEDGQEGHPRRTMARAEQLARALRLPARRVRAVRWGAALHDIGKEQVPPAILQKPGPLDPLEQQTIRQHPDWGVARLAGLPWLPQETLHAVRHHHERWDGQGYPLGLYGSAIPLSARIVALADVYDALTNRRVYKAAWTTEQAALYLLAEVGRQFDPELTRLFVGHVLGFPHLLAWTRTREVDGFRPQP from the coding sequence GTGCTTGAGCAGCTGGGCGACCGAGCGAGGGCCACTGCCCTGCCCCTGGTTCCGCGCTGCGCCGTTCTGGACACGGCCATTCACCTGCTGTGCCTGTGGCAGGAGGACGGACAAGAGGGCCATCCGCGGCGGACCATGGCCCGCGCCGAACAGTTGGCACGGGCGCTGAGGCTTCCTGCCCGCCGGGTGCGCGCAGTGCGTTGGGGAGCGGCGCTGCACGACATCGGCAAGGAGCAGGTGCCGCCAGCGATTCTCCAGAAACCCGGGCCGCTTGATCCCCTAGAACAGCAGACGATCCGCCAGCACCCCGACTGGGGGGTAGCGCGGCTTGCCGGACTGCCCTGGCTGCCGCAGGAGACGCTGCACGCGGTGCGGCACCACCACGAGCGTTGGGACGGCCAGGGGTACCCGCTGGGCCTGTACGGGTCCGCCATTCCCCTGAGTGCGCGCATCGTCGCCCTGGCAGATGTGTACGACGCCCTGACGAATCGCCGGGTGTACAAGGCGGCCTGGACGACCGAACAGGCGGCCCTCTACCTGCTTGCGGAGGTTGGGCGGCAGTTTGACCCGGAGCTCACCCGACTCTTTGTGGGGCACGTGCTGGGCTTTCCGCATCTGCTCGCCTGGACCCGTACGCGGGAGGTCGATGGATTCCGGCCCCAGCCGTAG
- a CDS encoding TIGR00282 family metallophosphoesterase: MLRVLFVGDVYGQPGRRILGTHLPTLRPRFDFVIVNGENAAGGFGLHREAAEAILRAGADCITLGNHAWHHKDVYSLLLDEASYPIVRPLNTSDPGTPGVGWRTFEVLGASGEQERLTVVNLLGRVFMEPVANPFLAMDELLQRPDLGHVFVDLHAEATSEKAALAWYLDGRVAAVIGTHTHVPTADTRLLPRGTGFQTDAGLTGPSRSVIGADPQGPIQKFLTERPHRFSVAGGPAELNGVALELSDNRTLRIERVHLTEAGEE, from the coding sequence ATGCTGCGCGTGCTGTTTGTGGGCGACGTCTACGGGCAACCGGGCCGCCGAATCCTGGGAACCCACCTCCCGACCCTGCGTCCCCGGTTTGACTTCGTGATCGTGAATGGTGAGAACGCCGCCGGAGGCTTTGGCCTCCACCGTGAAGCCGCCGAAGCGATCCTGCGGGCGGGGGCCGACTGCATCACCCTGGGAAACCACGCCTGGCACCACAAGGACGTGTACTCGCTTCTGCTGGACGAGGCGAGCTACCCCATCGTGCGGCCGCTGAACACCAGCGACCCCGGAACGCCGGGCGTGGGCTGGCGCACCTTTGAGGTGCTGGGCGCCTCCGGGGAACAAGAACGTCTGACGGTGGTCAACCTCCTGGGCCGGGTCTTTATGGAGCCGGTCGCCAACCCCTTTCTCGCCATGGATGAACTCCTTCAGCGGCCCGACCTCGGCCACGTGTTCGTAGACCTGCATGCGGAGGCGACCAGCGAAAAAGCCGCGCTCGCCTGGTACCTCGACGGGCGGGTCGCCGCGGTGATCGGCACCCATACCCACGTGCCAACCGCCGACACGCGCCTCCTGCCCCGGGGAACAGGGTTTCAAACGGACGCGGGCTTGACCGGGCCGTCCCGTAGCGTGATTGGGGCCGACCCGCAGGGCCCGATTCAGAAATTCCTGACCGAGCGGCCCCACCGCTTCAGCGTGGCAGGGGGTCCGGCAGAGCTCAACGGCGTCGCCCTGGAACTCTCGGACAACCGCACCCTGCGCATTGAGCGGGTGCACCTCACCGAAGCGGGAGAGGAGTAG
- a CDS encoding phosphoenolpyruvate carboxylase, with protein MNIRSDVNVLGRTLGQVLKEQEGEAFFDLVERTRALVREVRAGGNDTELRELLASLDARTAGNLVRAFTWYFQLVNLAEEHERVRVLSSRQGVRPQSLEEALTELREQGVSAEEAEALLARLNLGLTFTAHPTEMRRRTVRSHLVEIARDLPHLEGEALERVAAHVEALWGTPELRRLKPTVLDEVKGGLHYVASIAQALPELQRDLRRAFQRVYGRATSAVLPLSFSSWMGGDRDGNPFVTPEATREALTLHRERARDLLLAAVRQAYTDLSQENLDPPDQTSYRTELRALYGAVRDGEPVDLLPRLEALRARLEEDGQHRSADLLLTPLLTVARVFGQHLVSLDIREHSAQVGAAVARLLAEAGGEPNYLNLPEHAKQEVLTRELRSRRPLWPAGEALPEELERAIGPIREVQAATRLVGARAFGRYIISMSESVSDVLEPLLLAREVGFRVLPVPLFETLDDLTRAPQIVWELLALPEYRRVLGEDVQEIMLGYSDSNKDAGFLAANWALHEAQRTISDVCRRAGVRWRFFHGRGTSIGRGGGPASRAILGQPAGTIDAGIRITEQGEALADKYSHPVLARRNLEQALYGLLLAAARPAQNPPAEWTEALARAAHASARAYRALVNDPEFLPFFEAVTPIHEIARLNIASRPVRRSGAPTLSNLRAIPWVMSWTQNRANLPGWYGLAEGLREIGPDLARQMYAQWPFFRTVLDNAQMSLAKSDFLIFAEYLRLAEPSRLARKLADAYHETVRRVQEAVGGELLANEPRLRESIGLRNPYIDPIHRIQAELLRRARSEEGGLDRYERPLLLSLQGIAAGVRNTG; from the coding sequence ATGAATATCAGGAGTGACGTGAACGTCCTGGGGCGCACGCTGGGGCAGGTGCTCAAGGAACAGGAGGGCGAGGCGTTCTTCGACCTGGTGGAGCGCACGCGTGCTCTGGTGCGCGAGGTGCGCGCCGGGGGCAACGACACCGAACTGCGCGAGCTGCTCGCCAGCCTCGACGCGCGGACAGCCGGAAACCTGGTGCGCGCCTTTACCTGGTACTTCCAGCTCGTGAACCTGGCCGAGGAGCATGAGCGGGTGCGGGTGCTCTCGAGCCGCCAGGGCGTGCGGCCCCAGAGCCTAGAAGAGGCCCTCACGGAACTGCGTGAGCAGGGCGTGAGCGCTGAGGAGGCAGAAGCCCTGCTCGCGCGGTTGAACCTGGGGCTGACCTTTACCGCCCACCCCACGGAGATGCGCCGCCGCACCGTTCGCAGTCATCTGGTGGAGATCGCGCGGGATCTCCCCCACCTGGAGGGGGAAGCGCTGGAGCGGGTCGCCGCCCACGTCGAGGCGCTGTGGGGAACGCCGGAGCTGCGCCGCCTGAAACCCACCGTGCTGGACGAGGTCAAGGGCGGGCTCCACTACGTCGCCTCCATTGCCCAGGCGCTGCCCGAATTGCAGCGGGACCTGCGCCGGGCCTTTCAGCGGGTGTACGGGCGCGCAACAAGCGCCGTTTTGCCCCTTTCTTTCTCCTCGTGGATGGGCGGGGACCGGGACGGCAATCCCTTTGTGACGCCAGAAGCCACCCGCGAGGCCCTCACGCTCCACCGCGAACGGGCGCGCGACCTGCTGCTCGCGGCGGTGCGGCAGGCGTACACGGACCTCAGCCAGGAGAACCTGGACCCGCCGGACCAGACCTCGTACCGCACGGAGCTGCGCGCGCTGTATGGCGCGGTGCGGGATGGCGAGCCGGTTGACCTTTTGCCCCGCCTAGAAGCGCTGAGGGCCCGGCTGGAGGAAGATGGGCAGCACCGCAGTGCCGACCTGCTGCTCACGCCGCTCCTCACCGTCGCGCGGGTGTTCGGCCAGCATTTGGTGAGCCTAGATATCCGCGAGCACAGCGCACAGGTGGGAGCAGCGGTCGCGCGCCTGCTCGCAGAGGCCGGGGGAGAACCCAACTACCTGAACCTCCCCGAGCACGCCAAACAGGAGGTGCTGACCCGCGAACTCCGCTCGCGCCGCCCCCTGTGGCCTGCTGGGGAAGCGCTCCCCGAGGAGCTCGAGCGGGCGATTGGGCCCATCCGCGAGGTGCAGGCCGCCACCCGCCTGGTCGGCGCGCGCGCCTTTGGCCGGTACATCATCAGCATGAGCGAGAGCGTCAGCGACGTGCTTGAACCCCTCCTGCTGGCCCGCGAGGTGGGCTTTAGGGTGTTGCCGGTGCCGCTGTTCGAGACGCTCGACGACCTCACCCGCGCTCCGCAGATCGTGTGGGAACTGCTCGCTCTCCCCGAGTACCGCCGGGTGTTGGGTGAAGACGTGCAGGAGATTATGCTGGGCTACAGCGACTCCAACAAGGACGCAGGCTTCTTGGCGGCCAACTGGGCGCTGCACGAGGCACAACGCACCATCAGTGACGTGTGCCGCCGCGCGGGCGTTCGCTGGCGCTTTTTCCATGGTCGGGGGACCTCCATTGGGCGTGGTGGCGGCCCGGCCTCACGCGCGATCCTGGGACAACCCGCCGGAACGATCGACGCGGGCATTCGCATCACCGAGCAGGGGGAGGCGCTGGCGGACAAATACAGCCATCCCGTCTTGGCGCGGCGCAACCTGGAACAGGCGCTGTACGGCCTGCTCCTGGCCGCTGCCCGCCCCGCCCAAAACCCTCCGGCGGAGTGGACGGAAGCGCTGGCCCGCGCCGCCCACGCCAGCGCACGGGCCTACCGCGCCCTGGTGAATGACCCCGAGTTTCTGCCCTTTTTTGAGGCGGTCACGCCCATTCACGAGATCGCTCGGCTCAACATCGCCTCCCGACCGGTGCGCCGCTCCGGTGCGCCCACCCTCTCCAACCTGCGCGCGATCCCCTGGGTGATGAGTTGGACGCAAAACCGCGCCAACCTGCCCGGCTGGTACGGCCTGGCCGAAGGGCTGCGCGAGATCGGCCCGGACCTCGCCCGGCAGATGTACGCCCAGTGGCCCTTTTTCCGCACGGTGCTCGACAACGCCCAGATGAGCCTCGCCAAGAGTGACTTTCTGATCTTTGCCGAGTACCTGCGCCTGGCGGAGCCGTCGCGCCTCGCGCGGAAGTTGGCAGACGCCTACCACGAGACGGTCCGGCGAGTACAGGAGGCTGTGGGCGGCGAGCTGCTGGCCAACGAACCCAGGCTGCGCGAGAGCATCGGGCTGCGCAATCCGTACATCGATCCCATCCACCGCATTCAAGCTGAGCTCCTGCGCCGTGCCCGCAGCGAGGAAGGCGGCCTCGACCGCTATGAGCGGCCCCTGCTGCTCAGCCTCCAGGGGATCGCCGCCGGGGTTCGGAACACGGGGTAA
- a CDS encoding alpha-amylase family glycosyl hydrolase, whose translation MRRFPLCAALLASLASAQTSPLRPSFEGQVIYQVMPDRFADGNAANNAGVDRSDPRAWHGGDLAGLTAKLPYLQALGATAVWLTPIYRQQATNSFGTAPYHGYWPADFREVDPHFGTLAEFETFVKAAHGAGMRVVLDQVINHYGYAAEAVQKRPAWFNGQAECSEARDKDVNCPLAGLPDLKQSHPEVRTLLLGNADFWRARGVDGFRYDAIKHVEQPFVQDLLARDRAAGTWTLGEWYGADTGTVAEWQRAGFDSLFHFSLQEAMRQSIMGGQSLSRVVNVLSRQDELPRPGEVALFLDNHDVPRFAQGSLFADQAQARTRYGLRALMTLRGVPVIWQGTEIAMRGGEDPDNRRDMRFENEWTPAERQVFEAARNAIAARKASRALSVGTQKLLPVPTPLADDLLLLTREHGAERVLVAWHNGKTRKTYSLRLKSLGLQGDTQTVTASLFGGQDAKLSVSGGWLHLSLPGEDAAAFELRVKR comes from the coding sequence ATGCGCCGCTTTCCTCTCTGTGCCGCGCTGCTTGCCTCGCTGGCCAGCGCGCAGACCTCCCCGCTTCGGCCGTCCTTTGAAGGGCAGGTGATCTACCAGGTGATGCCTGACCGGTTTGCGGACGGCAATGCGGCAAACAACGCTGGCGTAGACCGTTCGGACCCGCGGGCCTGGCACGGTGGGGACCTCGCGGGCCTGACGGCAAAGCTCCCCTACCTTCAGGCGCTGGGAGCAACAGCGGTATGGCTGACGCCCATCTACCGGCAACAGGCGACAAACAGCTTCGGCACCGCGCCCTACCACGGGTACTGGCCCGCCGACTTCCGGGAGGTCGACCCACACTTCGGAACGCTCGCGGAGTTCGAGACCTTTGTGAAAGCGGCGCATGGAGCGGGCATGCGCGTGGTCCTCGACCAGGTGATCAACCACTACGGCTACGCGGCAGAAGCCGTTCAGAAACGTCCGGCGTGGTTTAACGGGCAGGCGGAGTGCAGCGAGGCACGCGACAAGGACGTGAATTGCCCGCTTGCCGGCTTGCCCGACCTGAAGCAGTCGCACCCCGAGGTACGCACGCTCCTCCTGGGCAACGCGGACTTCTGGCGCGCGCGGGGCGTAGACGGCTTCCGGTACGACGCGATCAAACACGTGGAGCAGCCCTTTGTACAGGACCTGCTCGCTCGGGACCGCGCGGCGGGCACCTGGACTCTGGGCGAATGGTACGGGGCCGACACCGGCACGGTGGCCGAGTGGCAGCGAGCGGGCTTTGACAGCCTGTTTCACTTCAGCCTTCAGGAGGCGATGCGCCAGAGCATCATGGGCGGCCAAAGCCTGAGCCGAGTCGTGAACGTGCTCTCGCGCCAGGACGAGTTGCCCCGGCCAGGCGAGGTGGCGCTGTTTTTGGACAACCACGACGTTCCCCGCTTCGCACAGGGCTCGCTCTTTGCTGACCAGGCTCAAGCCCGGACCCGCTACGGCCTGCGCGCTCTGATGACCCTCCGGGGGGTGCCGGTGATCTGGCAGGGCACCGAGATCGCCATGCGGGGCGGCGAGGACCCCGACAACCGCCGCGACATGCGCTTCGAGAACGAGTGGACCCCGGCGGAGCGGCAGGTCTTTGAGGCGGCGCGAAACGCGATCGCTGCCCGCAAGGCCAGCCGCGCCCTCAGCGTGGGGACGCAAAAGCTCCTGCCCGTGCCCACCCCGCTGGCAGATGACCTCCTGCTGTTGACCCGTGAGCACGGGGCTGAACGCGTCCTTGTCGCCTGGCATAACGGCAAGACGCGAAAAACGTACAGCCTTCGCCTGAAGAGCCTGGGCTTGCAGGGAGACACCCAGACCGTCACCGCCAGCCTGTTTGGAGGTCAGGACGCCAAGCTCAGCGTGAGCGGCGGTTGGCTGCACCTCAGCCTGCCGGGAGAGGACGCAGCGGCGTTTGAGCTCCGGGTGAAGCGTTAG
- a CDS encoding chloride channel protein — translation MRSPLPRAVLIRLETGRLVVLSVLLGVLVGGLCLPLRLALDVLLELAAQVVGYAPPGTPGEGGLLMAFGTAVPWGLLALPLVGAAYVWLVPGEAGDPLTQLVRGYHARGQWPGVGRQLRTLAGTLLGHAAGLLVGRDAPFTLVGQLGTRLLRQATRLDAVETRTLTLAGSAAALGAVLHAPLAAAVLIAEVLYRRFEFEFEVLMPCVLAAVAGYAVYGAAFGFTPLFSVEALQVPALAQLPAFLGVALGVTGVGWASLLACRVIPASWTTGPWRPLLGGAFGLLTAAAALWSTPAVLGDGAGWVQLGLAGFLGPESLGSGAWRWVLLALGARLAFGGGVLPSVGVGGLLGVGLGTLLGTDPAVATLVGAVAFLTVTLNVPVAAALLAVTWGGDALLPAALLTAGLAHLVSGESSLLPGQARSRATSGARVGVPLLPEGVRFVPRRQASPASPLHAPLPDSEGGPVPLTSEQELYRRAVPPSWQGARVSVLALPPGVEVVGLVRDGTVRVPRPETRLTAEDELVFLARPEAYAALEGVLRLPGS, via the coding sequence ATGCGTTCTCCCCTGCCGCGCGCCGTCTTGATCCGCTTGGAAACCGGACGCCTGGTGGTGCTGAGCGTGCTGCTGGGCGTGCTCGTGGGCGGCTTGTGTCTGCCGCTGCGCCTCGCGCTGGACGTGCTGCTCGAACTGGCCGCGCAGGTGGTGGGCTATGCACCGCCCGGCACACCCGGCGAGGGCGGACTGCTGATGGCCTTCGGCACAGCGGTGCCCTGGGGCCTGCTGGCCCTGCCGCTCGTGGGGGCAGCGTATGTCTGGCTGGTGCCGGGCGAGGCGGGTGACCCCCTGACCCAACTGGTGCGCGGCTACCACGCGCGGGGACAGTGGCCGGGGGTAGGGCGGCAACTGCGCACCCTGGCGGGCACCCTGCTGGGCCACGCGGCAGGCTTGCTGGTGGGCCGGGACGCCCCCTTTACGCTCGTGGGCCAACTGGGCACGCGGTTGCTGCGCCAGGCAACCCGGCTCGACGCAGTGGAGACGCGCACGCTCACGCTGGCCGGGTCAGCAGCTGCCCTGGGTGCCGTGCTGCACGCGCCCCTGGCTGCCGCCGTCCTGATTGCCGAGGTGTTGTACCGCCGCTTTGAGTTCGAGTTCGAGGTGCTGATGCCCTGCGTGTTGGCCGCTGTGGCGGGGTACGCCGTGTACGGCGCCGCTTTCGGGTTCACGCCGCTCTTTAGCGTAGAAGCCTTGCAGGTGCCCGCTCTGGCGCAGCTTCCAGCCTTCCTGGGGGTGGCCCTGGGGGTGACCGGGGTGGGGTGGGCTTCGCTGCTGGCCTGCCGGGTCATCCCCGCGAGCTGGACAACCGGCCCCTGGCGTCCGCTGCTGGGCGGCGCATTTGGCCTGCTGACGGCGGCGGCGGCGCTGTGGAGCACGCCCGCCGTGCTGGGGGACGGGGCAGGCTGGGTGCAACTGGGGCTCGCGGGGTTTTTGGGGCCAGAAAGCCTGGGGAGCGGCGCGTGGCGCTGGGTGCTGCTCGCGCTGGGTGCACGGCTGGCCTTTGGCGGCGGCGTTCTGCCCTCTGTGGGTGTGGGGGGACTCCTGGGGGTCGGCCTGGGCACCCTGCTGGGCACGGATCCAGCGGTCGCCACCCTGGTGGGCGCCGTCGCGTTTCTGACGGTGACACTCAACGTTCCGGTGGCAGCAGCGCTGCTGGCCGTGACCTGGGGCGGTGACGCGCTGTTGCCCGCCGCCCTGCTCACCGCCGGCTTGGCCCACCTTGTCAGTGGGGAGTCGAGTCTGCTGCCCGGTCAGGCCCGGTCGCGGGCCACCAGCGGCGCGCGGGTCGGTGTCCCGTTGCTGCCCGAAGGCGTGCGCTTTGTGCCGCGCCGCCAGGCTTCCCCCGCAAGCCCCCTGCACGCACCCTTGCCCGACAGCGAGGGGGGCCCTGTTCCCCTCACCTCCGAGCAGGAACTGTATCGCCGAGCGGTGCCGCCCAGTTGGCAGGGGGCCCGCGTGTCGGTTCTGGCTCTCCCCCCCGGCGTGGAGGTGGTGGGGCTCGTTCGGGACGGCACGGTTCGCGTCCCCCGTCCTGAAACCCGCCTCACCGCCGAGGATGAACTCGTCTTTCTGGCCCGCCCGGAGGCCTACGCTGCCCTGGAGGGTGTGCTGAGGCTGCCCGGATCGTAG
- a CDS encoding MFS transporter translates to MTAARSSRPTWTPSERLGILNGWLVFLGDGFLSVSVVITGFAARLGAPNAVIGLLPGIAAGGWMLPQLLVAARVRSLPYKLPVYRSAALVRMLTYLAMVVVAATLAGQPTLCLALFVLAMLLNALASGVAGLPFLEVVSKTVPPERRARFFGLRNLYGGLLAFGAGLVVRGILGSDLDFPLNYALIFLLGTVAYTVGYGVFGRVSEPPDPPLPPGNFRDELRAIPQTLQDRYFRAFLVVRLLLAFASMCEPFYAVYALRELNYPAATLGTFVMALTGAAPLSNVVWQRVAERKGSRRIIRYAAFFAGLAPLVALAVGTAGLSPWAYLLVFILSSVALQGFNLGHTNHLLNLAPPEARSRYIGTLNTLVGMALFAPVLGGLLADAAGYRAVFLLSAALFAAAWWQCGKLRRDA, encoded by the coding sequence GTGACTGCCGCCCGTTCCTCCCGCCCCACCTGGACACCGAGTGAACGCCTGGGAATCCTCAACGGCTGGCTGGTGTTTCTGGGAGACGGCTTCCTGAGCGTCTCCGTCGTGATCACGGGCTTCGCAGCACGCTTGGGAGCTCCCAATGCGGTGATCGGGCTGCTGCCGGGTATCGCGGCGGGCGGGTGGATGCTGCCCCAGCTGCTGGTGGCGGCGCGGGTGCGCTCTCTTCCGTACAAGCTGCCGGTCTACCGTTCCGCCGCGTTGGTGCGCATGCTGACCTATCTGGCGATGGTGGTGGTCGCCGCCACGCTGGCCGGGCAGCCCACGCTGTGCCTGGCCCTTTTCGTGCTCGCGATGCTGCTCAATGCGCTCGCGTCCGGCGTGGCGGGGCTGCCCTTTCTGGAAGTGGTGAGCAAGACCGTGCCCCCGGAACGCCGTGCCCGTTTCTTTGGCCTGCGGAACCTGTACGGGGGCCTTTTGGCGTTTGGAGCCGGCCTGGTCGTGCGCGGGATTCTGGGCTCGGACCTCGACTTCCCCCTCAACTACGCCCTGATTTTCCTGCTGGGAACCGTTGCCTACACGGTGGGCTACGGCGTCTTCGGACGCGTCAGCGAGCCCCCGGATCCCCCCCTGCCGCCCGGCAACTTTCGGGACGAGCTGCGGGCCATTCCCCAAACACTGCAAGACCGGTACTTCCGGGCCTTTTTGGTCGTGCGCCTGCTCCTCGCCTTTGCGAGCATGTGCGAGCCGTTTTACGCGGTGTATGCCCTGCGTGAGCTGAACTACCCGGCCGCCACCTTGGGCACCTTTGTCATGGCGCTCACTGGAGCAGCGCCCCTCTCCAACGTGGTGTGGCAGCGCGTGGCCGAGCGCAAGGGCTCAAGGCGCATCATCCGCTACGCGGCCTTTTTTGCGGGTCTCGCCCCACTGGTCGCCCTTGCCGTCGGCACCGCGGGCCTGAGCCCCTGGGCCTACCTGCTGGTGTTCATCCTCTCCAGCGTAGCCCTACAGGGGTTCAACCTGGGCCACACCAACCACCTGCTCAACCTCGCGCCGCCCGAAGCTCGCAGCCGCTACATCGGCACCCTCAACACCCTGGTGGGCATGGCCCTCTTCGCTCCTGTCCTGGGCGGCCTGTTGGCCGACGCCGCTGGCTACCGGGCTGTGTTCCTGCTCAGTGCCGCCCTGTTCGCCGCCGCGTGGTGGCAGTGCGGAAAGCTGCGGCGGGACGCGTGA
- a CDS encoding amino acid ABC transporter ATP-binding protein, with the protein MSEPIIVARDVHKHFGSFHALRGVSLTVQPGEVVVIIGPSGSGKSTFIRTLNALDPHDQGSITIDGIPLDGKGHLDEIRREVGMVFQSFNLFPHLTVLENITLAPTRVRKQSRAEAEGRALELLRRVGIEEQAHKYPAQLSGGQQQRVAIARALAMDPKVMLFDEPTSALDPEMIKEVLDVMKELARSGMTMLVVTHEMGFAREVADRILFFDRGQIVEDTTPEAFYTHPQHERAQAFLSKILGH; encoded by the coding sequence ATGTCAGAACCAATCATCGTGGCGCGGGACGTGCACAAGCACTTCGGGAGCTTTCATGCGCTGCGGGGGGTGAGCCTAACGGTGCAGCCGGGCGAAGTGGTGGTGATCATCGGCCCCTCGGGCAGCGGCAAAAGCACCTTTATTCGCACCCTCAACGCCCTCGATCCCCACGATCAGGGCAGCATCACCATCGACGGCATCCCCCTCGACGGCAAGGGGCACCTCGACGAGATCCGCCGCGAGGTCGGCATGGTCTTCCAGTCCTTTAATCTCTTTCCGCACCTGACGGTGCTCGAAAACATCACCCTGGCCCCCACCCGGGTGCGCAAGCAGAGCCGCGCCGAGGCCGAGGGGCGGGCACTCGAGCTGCTGCGGCGGGTGGGGATCGAGGAACAGGCCCACAAGTACCCGGCGCAGCTCTCGGGGGGGCAGCAGCAGCGGGTGGCGATTGCGCGGGCGCTGGCGATGGATCCCAAGGTGATGCTGTTTGACGAGCCGACCAGTGCCCTGGACCCGGAGATGATCAAGGAGGTGCTGGACGTGATGAAGGAGCTGGCACGGTCGGGGATGACGATGCTGGTGGTGACGCACGAGATGGGGTTTGCGCGGGAGGTGGCGGACCGGATTTTGTTTTTTGATCGCGGGCAGATTGTGGAGGACACGACGCCCGAAGCCTTTTACACCCACCCCCAGCACGAACGCGCCCAGGCCTTTCTCAGCAAGATCCTCGGCCACTGA